The DNA window AAAATTGTAGCGGTAATGGTAGGTGACCACGCTTTTGGACATTTCAGAGATATCGCTGAATTACCTGAAGCTGAAGTAAGAAGACTGATGCATTATTTCTTAACATACAAAAACTTACCGGATGAGCCTGCTAAATGTAGAATTCAGGAGGTGTATGGGGTTGAACATGCTAGAAAAGTAATTAAAGCGTCTCAAAAAGATTACGCGGAAAAATTCGGCGGATAATAATTTCTTTCGATAAATAAATAAAGGCAGTTGAGTTTTCAGCTGCCTTTTTTCTTTGCAATAAGGGGAGTTTAAAATGAATAATTTTCATTTTACAGAGTATAATTCATTGTTTGGTGATGATTTTATTTATAATAATATGATTAATTAGGGTTGATTTTACAAAGCATTTGGAAATTTTGTTATATTTATAAAACTAATTACAATTTTTTAATATAAAAATAATAAACTATGAATTTGTTCTATTTGGTTCCGGTTTTTGGTGTTATCGCTCTACTATATACTTTTATACAAAGTAATTGGGTGCAAAAACAGAATGCCGGAAATGAAAAAATGAAAATTATCAGCGGACACATTGCTGACGGTGCTATGGCCTTCTTAAAGGCAGAGTACAAGATCTTAACTTATTTTGTAGTAGTTGTAGCTATTTTATTAGCGATAATGGGGATGAGTAATTCCAATTCACATTGGAGTATTGGGGTAGCCTTTGCTGTAGGCGCTGTCTTTTCTGCTACTGCGGGTTTTATAGGAATGAAGATAGCTACAAAAGCCAATGTAAGAACTGCAGAAGCTGCAAGAACGTCATTATCTAAGGCGTTAAAAGTTTCATTTACAGGAGGTTCTGTGATGGGGATGGGTGTTGCTGGTTTGGCTGTTTTAGGTTTGGGAGCTTTATTTTTAATCATTAAACAGATCTTTGCACCAGATGCAACTGTTGATTCCCATGAAATGGAGAAAACAATAGAGATTCTTACGGGGTTTTCTTTAGGGGCAGAATCTATAGCTTTATTTGCAAGAGTTGGTGGTGGTATTTACACCAAGGCTGCCGATGTTGGTGCTGACTTAGTGGGAAAAGTAGAAGCGGGAATTCCTGAAGATGACCCAAGAAACCCAGCTACGATTGCTGATAACGTGGGGGATAATGTTGGTGATGTTGCGGGGATGGGAGCTGATTTATTTGGTTCATATGTTGCAACGGTATTGGCTACAATGGTATTAGGAAGAGAAACAATTTCGGTTGACTCTTTTGGAGGCTTCGCGCCTATTCTTCTTCCAATGCTTATAGCTGGAACAGGAATCATTTTTTCCATGATAGGAACTTTATTTGTGAGAATCAACGATAACGATGGGGCTTCAACCTCTAGTGTACAAAATGCTTTGAATTTAGGAAACTGGGGAAGTATTGTAATTACTGCAATAGCCTCTTATTTTCTAGTTACCTATATATTACCTGAAACCATGGTATTAAGAGGACACGAGTTTACTAAAATGGGTGTTTTCGGGGCCATCATGGTTGGATTGGTTGTTGGTACGCTGATGAGTATCATTACTGAATTTTATACGGCAATAGGGAAAAGACCTGTTTCCAGTATTGTACGACAATCTTCTACAGGGCATGCAACCAATATAATTGGAGGTCTTGCTGTAGGAATGGAATCTACTTTGCTTCCGATTATTGTTTTGGCGGGAGGTATTTACGGATCTTATTTATGCGCAGGTCTTTATGGAGTTGCTATTGCAGCAGCCGGAATGATGGCAACTACTGCAATGCAGTTAGCCATTGATGCTTTTGGGCCCATTGCTGATAATGCAGGTGGAATTGCTGAAATGAGTGAGCTTCCAAAAGAAGTGCGTGAAAAAACAGATATTCTTGATGCTGTAGGAAATACTACCGCTGCTACAGGAAAAGGATTTGCTATTGCTTCTGCTGCCTTAACTGCCTTAGCTTTATTTGCTGCATTCGTAGGAATTGCAGGAATTGATGGAATAGATATCTACAGAGCTGATGTTTTAGCTGGTTTGTTTGTGGGCGGAATGATTCCTTTTATCTTTTCATCTTTGGCAATTACGGCTGTTGGACAGGCAGCAATGGCTATGGTTGAAGAA is part of the Chryseobacterium paludis genome and encodes:
- a CDS encoding sodium-translocating pyrophosphatase — its product is MNLFYLVPVFGVIALLYTFIQSNWVQKQNAGNEKMKIISGHIADGAMAFLKAEYKILTYFVVVVAILLAIMGMSNSNSHWSIGVAFAVGAVFSATAGFIGMKIATKANVRTAEAARTSLSKALKVSFTGGSVMGMGVAGLAVLGLGALFLIIKQIFAPDATVDSHEMEKTIEILTGFSLGAESIALFARVGGGIYTKAADVGADLVGKVEAGIPEDDPRNPATIADNVGDNVGDVAGMGADLFGSYVATVLATMVLGRETISVDSFGGFAPILLPMLIAGTGIIFSMIGTLFVRINDNDGASTSSVQNALNLGNWGSIVITAIASYFLVTYILPETMVLRGHEFTKMGVFGAIMVGLVVGTLMSIITEFYTAIGKRPVSSIVRQSSTGHATNIIGGLAVGMESTLLPIIVLAGGIYGSYLCAGLYGVAIAAAGMMATTAMQLAIDAFGPIADNAGGIAEMSELPKEVREKTDILDAVGNTTAATGKGFAIASAALTALALFAAFVGIAGIDGIDIYRADVLAGLFVGGMIPFIFSSLAITAVGQAAMAMVEEVRRQFREIPGILEGTAEPEYEKCVAISTDASIRKMMLPGAIAIISPLLVGFIFGPEVLGGFLAGATVCGVLMGMFQNNAGGAWDNAKKSFEKGVEINGQTYYKGSEPHKASVTGDTVGDPFKDTSGPSMNILIKLMSIVSLVIAPTLATLHKDKIEAERKATIETLLGKVGAHSGIQNIGSASATAAVVSNEIKGHLNENGDFVYETGNIQDIKLSNGNTISIGENSRLFEMYNNIKNKNQSVLDPNNWYTVENLYFESGSSDFKAGSEAQLNTLAELLNAFPNLKIKLGGYTDNTGNEDSNKRLSNLRAQTAKLKLLEMGISSDRVEAEGYGSQYPVCEANDTDECKAKNRRIDVRVLSL